A stretch of the Ostrea edulis chromosome 9, xbOstEdul1.1, whole genome shotgun sequence genome encodes the following:
- the LOC125658795 gene encoding MICOS complex subunit MIC60-like isoform X1 → MWRAAVRGVPPRVKSSIVVKPMQKRCMSSGVPSKKGGKLKWFLLLPTAALGGAAAYGEFVDPEIKKVMEENVYSPFQDYVYNPFMELVSGKETEEEQAKPLVKLPPAMKTEPKTEPQKPASKDKPPSPAVPAPSPAVPTQPMMSAKEREKLDIEQKLQQQREKEKAENSALESKLKDLMESCKTGIQEAAELQKEVVAAVKKHSQTLQTAMDDKTDILNKEAQWQAVSEAFQDRDVATNKAKKAMSTIRSDMEKLKSMVEEARNSKSTKSNKVLNTAQEGYNAASNKLNAIESAIAKSESENRGLLKFNDLVEEGKKKFQRELESLMPEVKPGKGKKLSEGELNSLIAHAHRRIEQLQHQLANHMAMEKERIQEALNIQQKADETVCDRRIQDEAQKIKNSINLEKSKWDEEARVQFEVELRQQLARQAAAHSDHLQEVLKIQEQELLQKYERQFNLKFIEERQAFQAEIAGWVARLKGIETAVESRAAAEKIAREAQDLWLASLALNGSIRRGKEEELQWEDRLKPLGNEIVAVYDAAGNHPFVNMIVSTIPEKAYVRGVWTEDTLRERFEKVSSVCKKVASIDECGGTLYKYFISYLHSVFISFRSYDIKGLNDQVDVANMDNFEILANATYWMDRGEFETVVRYMNQLQGEAKKVASDWLKEAKLLLETRQAAFALTAFASASGLGTVF, encoded by the exons TCCTCCATTGTTGTTAAACCAATGCAGAAAAGATGCATGTCTTCTGGTGTGCCATCAAAGAAAGGTGGAAAACTTAA ATGGTTTTTGCTGTTACCCACGGCAGCACTAGGAGGGGCAGCAGCATATGGTGAATTTGTGGATCCAGAGATCAAAAAAGTAATGGAGGAAAATGTGTACAGTCCATTCCAAGACTATGTATACAATCCTTTCATGGAGCTGGTGTCGGGGAAAGAAACAGAGGAAGAACAGGCTAAACCACTAGTTAAACTTCCCCCTGCCATG AAAACAGAACCAAAAACAGAGCCGCAGAAGCCAGCAAGCAAAG ACAAGCCACCTAGCCCTGCAGTTCCAGCTCCTAGTCCTGCAGTTCCAACACAGCCCATGATGTCAGcaaaagagagagaaaagttAGACATTGAACAGAAACTACAGCAacaaagagagaaagaaaaagctGAAAACTCAG CTTTGGAATCCAAACTTAAAGACTTAATGGAGTCCTGTAAAACTGGGATCCAAGAAGCAGCGGAACTTCAGAAGGAGGTTGTTGCCGCGGTGAAGAAACATTCACAGACTCTGCAGACAGCCATGGACGACAAAACTGAT ATTTTGAATAAAGAAGCTCAGTGGCAGGCTGTATCTGAGGCGTTCCAGGATAGAGATGTAGCCACAAACAAGGCAAAGAAGGCCATGAGCACAATCAG GTCAGatatggagaagttgaaatcaatgGTGGAAGAAGCAAGAAATAGCAAATCAACAAAGAGCAACAAAGTTCTGAACACAGCACAGGAAGGTTACAACGCTGCCAGCAATAAACTCAATGCTATAGAGTCTGCA ATAGCAAAGAGTGAATCAGAAAATCGTGGACTTCTCAAGTTCAATGACCTTGTGGAGGAAGGGAAAAAGAAATTTCAGCGTGAACTGGAGAGCTTGATGCCAGAAGTCAAACCTGGAAAAG GAAAGAAACTGAGCGAAGGGGAATTAAATTCGTTGATTGCACATGCTCATCGACGTATCGAGCAGCTTCAGCATCAACTGGCCAATCATATGGCTATGGAGAAAGAACGGATTCAGGAGGCTCTCAACATCCAGCAGAAGGCAGACGAGACCGTTTGCGATCGTAGAATTCAGGACGAggctcagaaaataaaaaatagtaTCAATCTGGAAAAAAGCAAATGG GACGAGGAAGCTCGAGTTCAGTTTGAGGTGGAACTTCGCCAGCAGCTGGCTCGTCAGGCTGCCGCTCACAGCGACCACTTACAGGAAGTGCTGAAGATCCAGGAACAGGAACTCCTACAGAAGTATGAGCGCCAGTTCAACTTGAAGTTTATCGAGGAGCGACAAGCATTCCAGGCGGAGATCGCAGGATGGGTAGCACGACTTAAGGGTATCGAGACAGCGGTTGAAA GCAGGGCTGCGGCAGAAAAGATCGCCCGAGAGGCTCAGGACCTGTGGTTAGCCAGCCTGGCGTTAAATGGAAGTATCCGTCGGGGCAAAGAGGAGGAGCTACAGTGGGAGGATCGCCTGAAGCCGCTGGGAAACGAAATCGTGGCCGTTTATGATGCCGCTGGTAACCACCCGTTTGTCAACATGATTGTCAGCACAATTCCCGAAAAGGCATACGTCCGTGGAGTATGGACGGAAGACACACTGAGGGAACGATTTGAGAAAGTGTCCAGTGTTTGTAAAAAAGTGGCCTCCATTGATGAATGTGGAGGAACTCTATACAAATACTTTATCTCCTATCTGCATTCTGTATTTATAAGTTTCAGAAGTTATGATATAAAGGGTTTAAATGACCAAGTTGATGTTGCCAATATGGACAATTTTGAAATTCTGGCCAACGCCACTTACTGGATGGACCGAGGGGAGTTCGAAACAGTGGTCAGGTATATGAACCAGTTACAAGGAGAAGCCAAAAAAGTCGCTTCTGATTGGTTAAAGGAGGCCAAGTTGCTATTGGAAACTCGACAAGCTGCCTTTGCTTTGACAGCTTTTGCTTCAGCAAGTGGATTGGGAACAGTATTTTGA
- the LOC125658795 gene encoding MICOS complex subunit MIC60-like isoform X2: MEENVYSPFQDYVYNPFMELVSGKETEEEQAKPLVKLPPAMKTEPKTEPQKPASKDKPPSPAVPAPSPAVPTQPMMSAKEREKLDIEQKLQQQREKEKAENSALESKLKDLMESCKTGIQEAAELQKEVVAAVKKHSQTLQTAMDDKTDILNKEAQWQAVSEAFQDRDVATNKAKKAMSTIRSDMEKLKSMVEEARNSKSTKSNKVLNTAQEGYNAASNKLNAIESAIAKSESENRGLLKFNDLVEEGKKKFQRELESLMPEVKPGKGKKLSEGELNSLIAHAHRRIEQLQHQLANHMAMEKERIQEALNIQQKADETVCDRRIQDEAQKIKNSINLEKSKWDEEARVQFEVELRQQLARQAAAHSDHLQEVLKIQEQELLQKYERQFNLKFIEERQAFQAEIAGWVARLKGIETAVESRAAAEKIAREAQDLWLASLALNGSIRRGKEEELQWEDRLKPLGNEIVAVYDAAGNHPFVNMIVSTIPEKAYVRGVWTEDTLRERFEKVSSVCKKVASIDECGGTLYKYFISYLHSVFISFRSYDIKGLNDQVDVANMDNFEILANATYWMDRGEFETVVRYMNQLQGEAKKVASDWLKEAKLLLETRQAAFALTAFASASGLGTVF; the protein is encoded by the exons ATGGAGGAAAATGTGTACAGTCCATTCCAAGACTATGTATACAATCCTTTCATGGAGCTGGTGTCGGGGAAAGAAACAGAGGAAGAACAGGCTAAACCACTAGTTAAACTTCCCCCTGCCATG AAAACAGAACCAAAAACAGAGCCGCAGAAGCCAGCAAGCAAAG ACAAGCCACCTAGCCCTGCAGTTCCAGCTCCTAGTCCTGCAGTTCCAACACAGCCCATGATGTCAGcaaaagagagagaaaagttAGACATTGAACAGAAACTACAGCAacaaagagagaaagaaaaagctGAAAACTCAG CTTTGGAATCCAAACTTAAAGACTTAATGGAGTCCTGTAAAACTGGGATCCAAGAAGCAGCGGAACTTCAGAAGGAGGTTGTTGCCGCGGTGAAGAAACATTCACAGACTCTGCAGACAGCCATGGACGACAAAACTGAT ATTTTGAATAAAGAAGCTCAGTGGCAGGCTGTATCTGAGGCGTTCCAGGATAGAGATGTAGCCACAAACAAGGCAAAGAAGGCCATGAGCACAATCAG GTCAGatatggagaagttgaaatcaatgGTGGAAGAAGCAAGAAATAGCAAATCAACAAAGAGCAACAAAGTTCTGAACACAGCACAGGAAGGTTACAACGCTGCCAGCAATAAACTCAATGCTATAGAGTCTGCA ATAGCAAAGAGTGAATCAGAAAATCGTGGACTTCTCAAGTTCAATGACCTTGTGGAGGAAGGGAAAAAGAAATTTCAGCGTGAACTGGAGAGCTTGATGCCAGAAGTCAAACCTGGAAAAG GAAAGAAACTGAGCGAAGGGGAATTAAATTCGTTGATTGCACATGCTCATCGACGTATCGAGCAGCTTCAGCATCAACTGGCCAATCATATGGCTATGGAGAAAGAACGGATTCAGGAGGCTCTCAACATCCAGCAGAAGGCAGACGAGACCGTTTGCGATCGTAGAATTCAGGACGAggctcagaaaataaaaaatagtaTCAATCTGGAAAAAAGCAAATGG GACGAGGAAGCTCGAGTTCAGTTTGAGGTGGAACTTCGCCAGCAGCTGGCTCGTCAGGCTGCCGCTCACAGCGACCACTTACAGGAAGTGCTGAAGATCCAGGAACAGGAACTCCTACAGAAGTATGAGCGCCAGTTCAACTTGAAGTTTATCGAGGAGCGACAAGCATTCCAGGCGGAGATCGCAGGATGGGTAGCACGACTTAAGGGTATCGAGACAGCGGTTGAAA GCAGGGCTGCGGCAGAAAAGATCGCCCGAGAGGCTCAGGACCTGTGGTTAGCCAGCCTGGCGTTAAATGGAAGTATCCGTCGGGGCAAAGAGGAGGAGCTACAGTGGGAGGATCGCCTGAAGCCGCTGGGAAACGAAATCGTGGCCGTTTATGATGCCGCTGGTAACCACCCGTTTGTCAACATGATTGTCAGCACAATTCCCGAAAAGGCATACGTCCGTGGAGTATGGACGGAAGACACACTGAGGGAACGATTTGAGAAAGTGTCCAGTGTTTGTAAAAAAGTGGCCTCCATTGATGAATGTGGAGGAACTCTATACAAATACTTTATCTCCTATCTGCATTCTGTATTTATAAGTTTCAGAAGTTATGATATAAAGGGTTTAAATGACCAAGTTGATGTTGCCAATATGGACAATTTTGAAATTCTGGCCAACGCCACTTACTGGATGGACCGAGGGGAGTTCGAAACAGTGGTCAGGTATATGAACCAGTTACAAGGAGAAGCCAAAAAAGTCGCTTCTGATTGGTTAAAGGAGGCCAAGTTGCTATTGGAAACTCGACAAGCTGCCTTTGCTTTGACAGCTTTTGCTTCAGCAAGTGGATTGGGAACAGTATTTTGA